The region AAGCCCAAAGCTACAAGCCATCTCTATCATAAAAATTGGCGGAAACATCATTGACGATCCTGCCGAATTGAAACAATTTTTAAGTGATTTTTCACAAATTGAAGGGCATAAGATATTGGTTCACGGCGGAGGAAAGTCCGCAACCAAAATGGCTCAAAGTATTGGATTAACGCCGCAAATGATTGATGGACGCCGCATTACCGATGCCGCCATGCTGGATGTAGCGGTGATGATTTATGCCGGTCAAATCAACAAAAATATTGTTGCTCAATTACAGGCTCAGGATACCAATGCAATGGGATTTTCAGGTGCAGACGGCAATTTAATCCAATCGGACAAAAGAAACCACCCCACCATTGATTATGGCTTTGTAGGAGATGTAAAGAAAATAAATACTGGCCTTCTGGAAACATTAGTCTCAAATGGAATTGTTCCTGTGTTTTGCGCCATTACGCACGACAAACAAGGGCAGTTATTAAACACCAATGCAGACACCATTGCCAGTGAATTAGCAATAGCGCTATCGACAATTTTTGAAGTGACTTTGAACTATTGTTTTGAAAAACCCGGAGTATTATTCGATTCAGAAGACGATTCTTCAGTAATTGCAACAATTGACACTGTCTTGTATTCAAAATTGAAAGAGGAGAAAGCCATTCACTCTGGAATGATTCCAAAACTCGACAACTGTTTTAACAGCCTTTCCCAAGGAGTTCAAAAAATCCGAATAGGCCATCATCGGATGTTGCAAAATAAAAATACAGTTTGCACAACGATACAACTATAAACTATTAAACACGAATTCCTCTACTTTTACATTTTTAATTCAATAAAATAATTCGTGTCTTTGTGCTTTAGTAGCAAAAAAAGAATAAATGAAAAACATAGAAACTCTAACACAAGAAGCCATTTCGCTATTAAAAGCGCTGATTGAAACCCCTTCCTTTTCAAGCGAAGAAGACCAAACGGCTCT is a window of Flavobacterium acetivorans DNA encoding:
- the argB gene encoding acetylglutamate kinase, with translation MNSEAKSPKLQAISIIKIGGNIIDDPAELKQFLSDFSQIEGHKILVHGGGKSATKMAQSIGLTPQMIDGRRITDAAMLDVAVMIYAGQINKNIVAQLQAQDTNAMGFSGADGNLIQSDKRNHPTIDYGFVGDVKKINTGLLETLVSNGIVPVFCAITHDKQGQLLNTNADTIASELAIALSTIFEVTLNYCFEKPGVLFDSEDDSSVIATIDTVLYSKLKEEKAIHSGMIPKLDNCFNSLSQGVQKIRIGHHRMLQNKNTVCTTIQL